Proteins encoded by one window of Kribbella italica:
- a CDS encoding tryptophan 2,3-dioxygenase: protein MSSQSEKNDEGRPSADAVTGRWDGVDVHFGEEGGRLTYGSYLRLPQLLDQQRLESDPPAHDELLFITIHQVYELWFKQVLHEMTASRDAMLSGELWLAQHLLRRVHTIERTLTQQVDILETMTPQDFGEFRHRLSPASGFQSVQFREIEFLSGAKDPSFVKRFRGLSDLERARLDQRLEEPTLWDAFLVVLEAAGFATATEDDLRTGLSAVARDRAQYGAVWELAEALLQHDELAAAWRARHVVMVERMIGTKPGTGGSSGAGYLRSRLDLRYYPHLWHLRTSL, encoded by the coding sequence GTGAGCAGCCAGAGCGAGAAGAACGACGAGGGGCGACCCAGCGCCGACGCGGTGACCGGACGCTGGGACGGCGTCGACGTGCACTTCGGTGAGGAGGGTGGTCGCCTCACCTACGGGAGCTACCTGCGGCTGCCCCAGCTGCTCGACCAGCAGCGTCTGGAGTCGGACCCGCCCGCCCATGACGAGCTGCTGTTCATCACCATCCACCAGGTGTATGAGCTGTGGTTCAAGCAGGTCCTGCACGAGATGACCGCCTCCCGCGACGCGATGCTGTCCGGTGAGCTCTGGCTCGCGCAGCACCTGCTCCGCCGCGTCCACACGATCGAGCGGACCCTGACCCAGCAGGTCGACATCCTGGAGACGATGACGCCGCAGGACTTCGGCGAGTTCCGGCACCGGCTGTCACCGGCCAGCGGGTTCCAGTCGGTGCAGTTCCGCGAGATCGAGTTCCTGTCCGGCGCGAAGGACCCGTCGTTCGTCAAGCGCTTCCGCGGGCTGTCCGACCTGGAACGGGCCCGGCTGGACCAGCGACTGGAGGAGCCGACGCTGTGGGACGCGTTCCTCGTCGTACTGGAGGCTGCAGGTTTCGCCACGGCCACGGAGGACGACCTGCGCACCGGTCTGTCCGCAGTCGCCCGCGACCGCGCCCAGTACGGCGCCGTCTGGGAGCTGGCCGAGGCCCTCCTCCAGCACGACGAACTGGCAGCCGCCTGGCGCGCTCGGCACGTGGTCATGGTCGAGCGAATGATCGGCACCAAACCAGGCACCGGCGGCTCATCAGGAGCCGGCTACCTACGCTCCCGCCTCGACCTGCGCTACTACCCCCACCTCTGGCACCTCCGGACGTCGCTGTAG
- a CDS encoding response regulator transcription factor, which yields MARVLLVEDDDAIRTSLSKSLTSAGHVVTALAGGADGVAAVARDKPDVLLLDLGLPDLDGRDVLAMVRSVSDVPVIVATARDDDASVVALLDAGADDYVIKPFSSVQIDARIRAVLRRKGPEQQSEALQLGALSIDPRSREVTVDGSPVDLTRKEFDLLLALSRRPGAVVTKRELLAEVWGLPWGGGDRTVDVHLSWLRRKLGETAAQPRFLHSVRGVGIKLAAPEGG from the coding sequence ATGGCAAGGGTGCTGCTGGTCGAGGACGACGACGCCATCCGCACGTCCCTCAGCAAATCCCTCACCTCCGCCGGCCACGTGGTCACCGCCCTCGCCGGCGGAGCCGACGGCGTCGCCGCCGTCGCCCGCGACAAACCCGACGTCCTCCTCCTCGACCTAGGCCTCCCCGACCTCGACGGCCGCGACGTACTCGCCATGGTCCGATCAGTCAGCGACGTCCCCGTCATCGTCGCCACCGCGAGGGACGACGACGCCAGCGTGGTCGCCCTGCTCGACGCCGGCGCCGACGACTACGTGATCAAACCCTTCAGCTCCGTCCAGATCGACGCCCGCATCCGCGCCGTCCTTCGCCGTAAGGGCCCTGAGCAACAATCCGAGGCCCTCCAGCTCGGCGCCCTCTCGATCGACCCGCGCAGCCGCGAGGTCACCGTCGACGGCAGCCCGGTCGACCTGACCCGCAAGGAGTTCGACCTCCTGCTCGCCCTGTCCCGCCGCCCCGGCGCCGTCGTCACCAAACGCGAACTGCTCGCCGAGGTCTGGGGCCTCCCGTGGGGCGGCGGCGACCGCACCGTCGACGTCCACCTCTCCTGGCTGCGCCGCAAACTCGGCGAAACAGCCGCCCAGCCGAGGTTCCTGCACAGCGTCCGCGGTGTCGGCATCAAACTCGCCGCCCCCGAAGGCGGCTGA
- a CDS encoding sensor histidine kinase has product MRRRILLLSVGMTTLVVLAFAVPLTLLMRDAAAENALEKAQLRAQNVAYYVGDKDHTPDDISAYIEDVADDGPGRISVELPDGTLLGEGPPGGIDKPESVPGGYDSGKKGPPKVSPATFRDVDGGKVTEIDVGTYDGPAGVCLFLTTQELYDGLALQIGLLIGGSLLVLLLSIAGAELVSRRLARPLEETARTAERLARGDTDARAPTTGPAEVAQVGAALNGLADRIDEVIAVEREAVADLSHRLRTPLTALRLQVEALPDRERAEELNTQVTSLERTLTAVIRAARRPQREGRVPHCDAVEVVRTRAAFWAPLFEDQGRRLTLDLPTPPAEIRLAAEDLAAALDALVENVVAHTPDGTAARITLSRERVASAPGIRIVVADEGPGIPLGAGTRGRSDRGSTGLGLDIARRATEAAGGTLTIHDAAVHLTFLSK; this is encoded by the coding sequence ATGCGCCGCCGGATCCTGCTGCTGTCCGTCGGGATGACGACGCTCGTCGTGCTCGCGTTCGCCGTACCGCTGACCCTGCTGATGCGCGACGCCGCCGCCGAGAACGCGCTCGAGAAAGCCCAGCTCCGGGCACAGAACGTCGCGTACTACGTCGGCGACAAGGACCACACCCCCGACGACATCTCGGCGTACATCGAAGACGTCGCCGACGACGGCCCCGGCCGCATCTCGGTCGAGCTGCCCGACGGAACGCTCCTGGGCGAGGGACCACCGGGCGGGATCGACAAGCCCGAGTCGGTCCCCGGCGGTTACGACTCCGGCAAGAAAGGCCCGCCGAAGGTGTCGCCCGCGACCTTCCGCGACGTCGACGGCGGCAAGGTCACCGAGATCGACGTCGGCACGTACGACGGTCCGGCGGGCGTCTGCCTCTTCCTGACCACGCAAGAGCTGTACGACGGCCTCGCGCTGCAGATCGGCCTCCTGATCGGCGGCAGCCTGCTCGTCCTCCTCCTCAGCATCGCCGGCGCCGAACTCGTCTCCCGCCGCCTGGCCCGCCCACTCGAAGAAACAGCCCGTACGGCGGAACGCCTGGCCCGCGGCGACACCGACGCCCGCGCCCCGACCACCGGCCCCGCCGAGGTCGCCCAGGTCGGCGCCGCCCTCAACGGCCTCGCCGACCGCATCGACGAGGTGATCGCCGTCGAACGCGAAGCCGTCGCCGACCTGTCCCACCGCCTCCGGACGCCGCTCACCGCACTCCGCCTCCAGGTCGAAGCCCTCCCCGACCGCGAACGCGCAGAGGAGCTCAACACCCAGGTCACCTCCCTCGAACGCACCCTCACCGCCGTCATCCGCGCCGCCCGCCGCCCTCAACGCGAAGGCCGCGTCCCGCACTGCGACGCCGTCGAGGTCGTCCGCACCCGAGCCGCCTTCTGGGCTCCCCTCTTCGAGGACCAGGGCCGCCGCCTCACCCTCGACCTCCCCACCCCACCCGCCGAGATCCGCCTCGCCGCCGAAGACCTCGCCGCAGCCCTGGACGCCCTCGTCGAGAACGTCGTAGCCCACACCCCCGACGGCACCGCCGCCCGCATCACCCTCTCCCGCGAACGCGTAGCCTCCGCCCCCGGCATCCGCATCGTCGTCGCCGACGAAGGCCCCGGCATCCCCCTGGGCGCCGGCACCCGAGGCCGCAGCGACCGAGGCTCCACAGGCCTAGGCCTGGACATAGCCCGCCGAGCCACCGAAGCAGCCGGCGGCACCCTCACCATCCACGACGCGGCCGTCCACCTCACCTTCCTCAGCAAGTAA